A region from the Benincasa hispida cultivar B227 chromosome 8, ASM972705v1, whole genome shotgun sequence genome encodes:
- the LOC120083004 gene encoding uncharacterized protein LOC120083004 isoform X2 encodes MSKKRVSGNTMTLKDFHGGSIPTDLPLPSAPGVPSDRTSFDRSTSWGNPMNRSDHRSRPHSSPATRHFDDKTPFLAPAAHIGRNFDEDERKPLGGVTPPRRTISDESIRVLPSRSELKPEYESSGRRFAPMPQFPTPGAVNSYAGRVGDAPHSGVASQNSGGSSGMAFSGAHPNAWQARKEVASGLNEHSHSAWDGPSAVSKLAHASALEKVSSGRWQSKQSLHYQNDIVVAASSELDIKVQPKGYGNSFDRVDGLYSREHRDASLARHAEKELSVDDGTEGHRQDLEHDRVIVPKYHPVKERSAKMDAAVVQHSDPNQMASGRGSDLHHPVSSLVSERPKLKLLPRTKPLASSEPNTVDHTQMIPDAVSADNGNSNYVKPSSVGSESGKDGIERPRLNLKPRSQPIEQPEGNAGRERIALFGGARPREQVLKERGLDNTTVNNNDLVQHSERIDENFSRTERVQGPAVPVHQTGKVENPPFDRRMGKEGERKDNRADPEMQRRNFRDNRRKNRETEKQQQLERPPSPETWRKPAEQPKPASPNAGGMRYGKVASALELAQAFSRSVSDSNVPDRVPSQRNLPGRSQMPFSRLMGPSPRPQINGY; translated from the exons ATGTCGAAGAAGAGAGTCAGTGGTAATACTATGACGCTCAAGGACTTCCACGGCGGCTCTATCCCCACTGATCTCCCTCTCCCGTCTGCTCCTGGGGT ACCCTCAGATCGGACTAGTTTCGATCGCTCTACATCGTGGGGGAACCCAATGAACAGGTCGGACCATCGGTCTAGGCCTCATTCATCACCGGCAACCAGGCATTTTGATGACAAAACTCCTTTTCTTGCTCCTGCTGCACACATTGGCCGGAATTTTGACGAGGATGAAAGGAAGCCCCTTGGTGGTGTAACTCCTCCACGACGAACCATCAGCGATGAGAGCATTAGGGTTCTGCCTAGTCGTTCAGAGTTGAAGCCTGAATATGAATCAAGTGGGAGGAGGTTTGCTCCGATGCCGCAGTTCCCAACTCCTGGTGCGGTGAATTCGTATGCAGGGAGAGTAGGTGACGCCCCCCACTCAGGGGTTGCTTCTCAGAATTCAGGTGGCAGCAGCGGGATGGCTTTTTCTGGGGCTCATCCAAATGCTTGGCAAGCTAGGAAGGAGGTGGCTTCTGGGCTTAATGAACATTCACATTCTGCATGGGATGGACCAAGCGCTGTCTCAAAGCTTGCTCATGCTAGTGCTCTCGAAAAGGTGTCTTCAGGGAGGTGGCAGTCTAAACAGTCTCTCCATTATCAAAATGATATTGTCGTTGCCGCGTCTTCTGAACTAGATATTAAAGTACAGCCAAAGGGTTATGGTAATTCTTTTGACAGGGTGGATGGATTGTATAGTAGGGAACATCGTGATGCTTCATTAGCTAGGCATGCAGAAAAAGAACTTAGCGTAGATGATGGAACTGAGGGACATAGACAAGATTTAGAGCATGACAGGGTCATAGTCCCTAAATATCATCCTGTAAAAGAGAGATCTGCTAAAATGGATGCTGCTGTAGTTCAACATTCTGATCCTAATCAAATGGCTAGTGGACGTGGATCTGATTTACATCATCCTGTGAGTTCATTAGTATCAGAACGCCCAAAGTTAAAATTACTTCCAAGAACAAAGCCATTGGCAAGTTCAGAACCCAATACAGTTGATCATACGCAG ATGATTCCTGACGCTGTTTCTGCTGACAATGGAAACTCAAATTATGTGAAACCTAGTTCAGTTGGCTCTGAGAGTGGGAAGGATGGAATTGAGCGTCCAAGATTGAATCTGAAGCCTCGGTCACAACCCATTGAACAACCGGAGGGAAATGCTGGGAGAGAAAG GATCGCTTTGTTTGGTGGTGCTCGCCCACGGGAGCAG GTTCTGAAGGAACGAGGGCTTGACAATACCACAGTTAACAACAATGATCTTGTCCAACATTCTGAAAG GATTGACGAAAATTTTTCAAGGACGGAAAGGGTTCAAGGACCAGCTGTTCCTGTGCATCAGACTGGAAAGGTGGAGAATCCACCTTTTGATCGAAGGATGGGCAAGGAAGGTGAGCGGAAGGATAACAGGGCAGATCCAGAGATGCAAAGGAGGAATTTCCGTGATAACCGAAGGAAGAATAGAGAAACCGAAAAACAGCAGCAGCTTGAGCGGCCCCCTTCACCAGAGACTTGGCGCAAGCCTGCTGAGCAGCCAAAACCTGCCTCCCCAAACGCTGGCGGCATGCGTTATGGGAAAGTAGCTTCAGCACTTGAACTGGCTCAAGCCTTCTCTAGATCAGTCTCAGATTCTAACGTGCCCGATAGGGTTCCCAGTCAAAGGAACCTGCCTGGGCGGTCTCAGATGCCTTTTTCACGGCTAATGGGGCCATCCCCTAGACCTCAAATTAATGGTTATTAA
- the LOC120083004 gene encoding uncharacterized protein LOC120083004 isoform X1, whose protein sequence is MSKKRVSGNTMTLKDFHGGSIPTDLPLPSAPGVTVRPSDRTSFDRSTSWGNPMNRSDHRSRPHSSPATRHFDDKTPFLAPAAHIGRNFDEDERKPLGGVTPPRRTISDESIRVLPSRSELKPEYESSGRRFAPMPQFPTPGAVNSYAGRVGDAPHSGVASQNSGGSSGMAFSGAHPNAWQARKEVASGLNEHSHSAWDGPSAVSKLAHASALEKVSSGRWQSKQSLHYQNDIVVAASSELDIKVQPKGYGNSFDRVDGLYSREHRDASLARHAEKELSVDDGTEGHRQDLEHDRVIVPKYHPVKERSAKMDAAVVQHSDPNQMASGRGSDLHHPVSSLVSERPKLKLLPRTKPLASSEPNTVDHTQMIPDAVSADNGNSNYVKPSSVGSESGKDGIERPRLNLKPRSQPIEQPEGNAGRERIALFGGARPREQVLKERGLDNTTVNNNDLVQHSERIDENFSRTERVQGPAVPVHQTGKVENPPFDRRMGKEGERKDNRADPEMQRRNFRDNRRKNRETEKQQQLERPPSPETWRKPAEQPKPASPNAGGMRYGKVASALELAQAFSRSVSDSNVPDRVPSQRNLPGRSQMPFSRLMGPSPRPQINGY, encoded by the exons ATGTCGAAGAAGAGAGTCAGTGGTAATACTATGACGCTCAAGGACTTCCACGGCGGCTCTATCCCCACTGATCTCCCTCTCCCGTCTGCTCCTGGGGT AACTGTTAGACCCTCAGATCGGACTAGTTTCGATCGCTCTACATCGTGGGGGAACCCAATGAACAGGTCGGACCATCGGTCTAGGCCTCATTCATCACCGGCAACCAGGCATTTTGATGACAAAACTCCTTTTCTTGCTCCTGCTGCACACATTGGCCGGAATTTTGACGAGGATGAAAGGAAGCCCCTTGGTGGTGTAACTCCTCCACGACGAACCATCAGCGATGAGAGCATTAGGGTTCTGCCTAGTCGTTCAGAGTTGAAGCCTGAATATGAATCAAGTGGGAGGAGGTTTGCTCCGATGCCGCAGTTCCCAACTCCTGGTGCGGTGAATTCGTATGCAGGGAGAGTAGGTGACGCCCCCCACTCAGGGGTTGCTTCTCAGAATTCAGGTGGCAGCAGCGGGATGGCTTTTTCTGGGGCTCATCCAAATGCTTGGCAAGCTAGGAAGGAGGTGGCTTCTGGGCTTAATGAACATTCACATTCTGCATGGGATGGACCAAGCGCTGTCTCAAAGCTTGCTCATGCTAGTGCTCTCGAAAAGGTGTCTTCAGGGAGGTGGCAGTCTAAACAGTCTCTCCATTATCAAAATGATATTGTCGTTGCCGCGTCTTCTGAACTAGATATTAAAGTACAGCCAAAGGGTTATGGTAATTCTTTTGACAGGGTGGATGGATTGTATAGTAGGGAACATCGTGATGCTTCATTAGCTAGGCATGCAGAAAAAGAACTTAGCGTAGATGATGGAACTGAGGGACATAGACAAGATTTAGAGCATGACAGGGTCATAGTCCCTAAATATCATCCTGTAAAAGAGAGATCTGCTAAAATGGATGCTGCTGTAGTTCAACATTCTGATCCTAATCAAATGGCTAGTGGACGTGGATCTGATTTACATCATCCTGTGAGTTCATTAGTATCAGAACGCCCAAAGTTAAAATTACTTCCAAGAACAAAGCCATTGGCAAGTTCAGAACCCAATACAGTTGATCATACGCAG ATGATTCCTGACGCTGTTTCTGCTGACAATGGAAACTCAAATTATGTGAAACCTAGTTCAGTTGGCTCTGAGAGTGGGAAGGATGGAATTGAGCGTCCAAGATTGAATCTGAAGCCTCGGTCACAACCCATTGAACAACCGGAGGGAAATGCTGGGAGAGAAAG GATCGCTTTGTTTGGTGGTGCTCGCCCACGGGAGCAG GTTCTGAAGGAACGAGGGCTTGACAATACCACAGTTAACAACAATGATCTTGTCCAACATTCTGAAAG GATTGACGAAAATTTTTCAAGGACGGAAAGGGTTCAAGGACCAGCTGTTCCTGTGCATCAGACTGGAAAGGTGGAGAATCCACCTTTTGATCGAAGGATGGGCAAGGAAGGTGAGCGGAAGGATAACAGGGCAGATCCAGAGATGCAAAGGAGGAATTTCCGTGATAACCGAAGGAAGAATAGAGAAACCGAAAAACAGCAGCAGCTTGAGCGGCCCCCTTCACCAGAGACTTGGCGCAAGCCTGCTGAGCAGCCAAAACCTGCCTCCCCAAACGCTGGCGGCATGCGTTATGGGAAAGTAGCTTCAGCACTTGAACTGGCTCAAGCCTTCTCTAGATCAGTCTCAGATTCTAACGTGCCCGATAGGGTTCCCAGTCAAAGGAACCTGCCTGGGCGGTCTCAGATGCCTTTTTCACGGCTAATGGGGCCATCCCCTAGACCTCAAATTAATGGTTATTAA
- the LOC120082607 gene encoding BTB/POZ domain-containing protein At3g22104-like, giving the protein MGMCCDLEVDVNGEATFLVDKRIILSFTGRLRKLTRSNTDLTRSLKIVLHGFPGGPQGFEQVAKFCYNGGKVEITPSNIVLLHYAANFLELECPNDSAETQLIAETKKSLQGLNFWSWSELLLALKQYQICASIRKDSFLVQKLLDSLIGRLGFTSYESTCSSFSTSSSFHSSDTRSHDSSTSKFTRTTWWFQDLVFLHIDMIQKLTKMMISRNLDHKIISKFLFFYRKSRSRHSELVQQQRITERVIDLLRLLDHQNSFSCEGLFDMYQAALSLKISRRSKHKLEVLMGSQLDQLTVSHLLIPAPYGKDYVYDVNLVLRLLKFFQIESKIFLSQLCKFEKVARLMDSYLMEVAPDSHLKASKFSALVMAMPHSRETHDKLYQAIDMYFQVHVELCEDEKIRICCALNYSKLSTETLKHLAQNPKFPCRRAVKSLISKQYNPIDLFCHTMINKVLRDSPFACTANGNAGKKRDESHESKGHSSREKSKRVF; this is encoded by the exons ATGGGAATGTGTTGTGATCTTGAAGTAGATGTCAATGGTGAAGCAACTTTTCTGGTGGACAAG AGAATCATTCTTTCTTTCACAGGCAGGCTAAGGAAGTTAACAAGATCAAACACAGATTTAACAAGGAGTCTGAAAATTGTCTTACATGGCTTTCCAGGAGGTCCTCAAGGCTTTGAACAAGTTGCAAAGTTTTGCTACAATGGTGGAAAAGTTGAAATCACTCCATCTAATATAGTCCTTCTTCACTATGCAGCCAATTTCTTGGAGCTGGAATGTCCTAATGATTCTGCAGAAACCCAGTTAATAGCTGAAACCAAAAAATCCCTTCAAGGGCTGAACTTTTGGAGCTGGTCTGAGCTTTTGTTAGCGTTGAAACAGTACCAAATTTGTGCTTCAATCAGGAAAGATTCATTTTTGGTTCAAAAACTCTTGGATTCTCTCATAGGCAGGCTTGGTTTTACTAGTTATGAAAGTACATGTTCATCTTTTTCTACAAGCTCGAGTTTTCATTCTTCCGATACAAGAAGCCATGATAGTTCCACCAGCAAGTTCACTAGAACAACTTGGTGGTTTCAAGATTTGGTGTTCTTGCATATTGACATGATCCAAAAACTAACAAAAATGATGATTTCTCGGAATCTTGACCACAAGATAATCAGCAAGTTTCTCTTTTTCTATAGAAAATCAAGATCTCGCCATTCTGAACTAGTTCAACAGCAGAGAATCACCGAGCGAGTTATTGATTTGCTCCGTTTGCTTGATCACCAGAATTCTTTTTCTTGTGAAGGTTTGTTTGATATGTATCAAGCAGCACTGAGCTTGAAGATAAGCAGAAGATCTAAACATAAACTAGAGGTTTTGATGGGTTCACAGTTGGATCAATTGACAGTGAGCCATTTGCTTATTCCTGCTCCCTATGGAAAGGATTATGTGTATGATGTGAATTTGGTCCTAAGGCTTTTAAAGTTCTTCCAGATTGAATCAAAAATATTCTTGTCCCAGCTTTGTAAATTTGAGAAAGTTGCTAGATTGATGGATTCTTACCTGATGGAAGTAGCTCCAGATTCACATCTGAAGGCCTCCAAGTTTAGTGCTTTAGTCATGGCAATGCCACATTCAAGAGAAACTCATGACAAACTTTATCAAGCAATTGATATGTACTTTCAG GTTCATGTTGAATTATGTGAAGATGAAAAGATCAGAATCTGTTGTGCACTGAACTACAGCAAGCTATCTACTGAAACTTTGAAGCATTTGGCACAAAACCCAAAATTTCCTTGTAGAAGAGCAGTCAAATCTCTGATTTCCAAGCAATATAACCCCATAGATTTGTTCTGTCACACTATGATCAATAAAGTTTTAAGAGACTCTCCTTTTGCCTGCACTGCTAATGGAAATGCAGGTAAGAAAAGAGATGAAAGCCATGAATCCAAAGGTCATAGCAGCAGAGAAAAATCAAAACGTGTGTTCTAA
- the LOC120084103 gene encoding uncharacterized protein LOC120084103 — protein sequence MKDPGNFTLPCSIGGKKVGNALCDLGASISLMSLSIFKKLDTDNTKPTTITLQLADRSITHPEGKIEDVLMQVDMFIFPADFIILGRPFLATGRMLIDVQKGELTIKVDDQEVKFNIFNALNYPSDMENCQYIEKLREEPWHEPLAELEEEEFGIGAIWEEDCAVIHVESNFEPLKLSERTS from the coding sequence ATGAAGGACCCTGGGAATTTTACATTGCCCTGCTCAATAGGAGGGAAGAAGGTCGGGAACGCGCTGTGCGATTTAGGGGCGAGCATAAGTTTAATGTCCTTATCAATCTTTAAGAAGCTGGATACCGACAACACAAAACCAACCACGATCACACtacagttggccgatagatctaTAACACATCCTGAGGGTaagatagaggatgtactcATGCAAGTGGACATGTTCATCTTCCCGGCGGACTttatcatcttgggtcgcccatttcttgCAACAGGGCGAATGCTGATTGATGTGCAAAAAGGAGAGCTCACCATCAAAGTTGACGATCAGGAAGTGAAGTTCAACATTTTCAATGCATTGAATTACCCAAGTGATATGGAGAATtgccaatatattgagaaaCTACGGGAAGAACCTTGGCACGAGCCCCTAGCagaattggaggaagaagaatttGGAATCGGCGCAATATGGGAGGAGGATTGTGCCGTAATTCAtgttgaatcaaattttgaaccactcaagttatctgaacgaactTCATAA